Proteins from a genomic interval of Qipengyuania sp. JC766:
- a CDS encoding cryptochrome/photolyase family protein: protein MPSEKDQPILVPILGDQLTRTLASLRGRTKDDTVVLMMEVMDEATYVKHHKQKIVLIFSAMRHFAAELEDAGWTVDYVRLDDDGNAGSFTGEVARAVEEHDPRAIHVVEAGEWRVQQQMEEWADKFDCEVEILPDDRFVCPIAEFREWADGREAHLTMESFYRDMRRKTGLLMNEDGKPAGGDWNFDKDNREPPPKDGLDPPPRPTFEPDDITREVIELVEDRFGDHFGSLESFEWPVTRDQAEKAADAFLSERLEKFGPYEDAMVHGQDDLYHSILSTSLNLGLLDPIDLCERAEKLYRDGKAPINSVEGFVRQIIGWREYIRGFYWYHMPHLQKANALNAQRGLPEFFWTGETDMRCLADCIRSTRDNAHAHHIQRLMVLGNFCLLAGIDPSEVQDWYLVVYADAYEWVELPNVAAMILYADGGKLATKPYAASGNYINKMSDYCKECTYSVSKKTGEGSCPFNSLYWHFMDRHRDRLESNHRVGRVYATWDRMGDEKKDAYRDTAQAFLDGLTPAGPDYAR, encoded by the coding sequence ATGCCTTCCGAAAAAGACCAGCCGATCCTCGTCCCGATCCTCGGCGACCAGCTGACCCGCACGCTCGCGTCCCTGCGCGGGCGGACCAAGGACGATACGGTCGTCCTGATGATGGAGGTCATGGACGAGGCGACCTACGTCAAGCATCACAAGCAGAAGATCGTGCTGATCTTCTCCGCCATGCGCCACTTCGCCGCGGAGCTGGAAGATGCGGGCTGGACGGTCGATTACGTACGCCTCGATGATGACGGGAATGCGGGCAGTTTCACCGGGGAAGTCGCCCGCGCGGTAGAGGAACATGATCCGCGCGCCATCCATGTCGTGGAAGCGGGCGAATGGCGGGTCCAGCAGCAGATGGAGGAATGGGCGGACAAGTTCGATTGCGAAGTCGAGATCCTGCCCGACGACCGGTTCGTCTGCCCCATAGCGGAGTTCCGCGAATGGGCGGACGGGCGCGAGGCGCACCTGACGATGGAGAGCTTCTACCGCGACATGCGGCGCAAGACCGGCCTGCTGATGAACGAGGACGGCAAGCCGGCTGGCGGCGACTGGAATTTCGACAAGGACAATCGCGAACCACCCCCGAAGGACGGCCTCGACCCTCCCCCGCGCCCGACATTCGAACCCGACGATATCACGCGCGAGGTCATCGAACTGGTCGAGGACCGGTTCGGGGACCATTTCGGCAGCCTGGAAAGCTTCGAATGGCCGGTGACGCGCGATCAGGCGGAAAAGGCCGCGGATGCGTTTCTCTCCGAACGGCTGGAGAAGTTCGGCCCGTACGAGGACGCGATGGTCCACGGGCAGGACGACCTCTATCACTCGATCCTCTCGACCAGCCTCAATCTGGGCCTGCTCGATCCGATCGACCTGTGCGAACGCGCGGAGAAACTCTACCGGGACGGCAAGGCGCCGATCAATTCGGTCGAGGGTTTCGTGCGGCAGATCATCGGCTGGCGCGAATATATCCGCGGCTTCTACTGGTACCACATGCCCCACCTGCAAAAGGCCAACGCGCTCAACGCGCAGCGCGGCCTGCCGGAGTTCTTCTGGACCGGTGAAACGGACATGCGGTGTCTTGCGGACTGCATCCGGTCGACCCGCGACAATGCCCACGCGCATCATATCCAGCGGCTGATGGTACTCGGCAATTTCTGCCTGCTGGCGGGGATCGATCCGTCGGAAGTCCAGGACTGGTACCTGGTCGTCTATGCCGACGCCTACGAGTGGGTCGAGCTGCCCAATGTCGCCGCGATGATCCTCTACGCCGATGGCGGCAAGTTGGCGACCAAGCCCTATGCCGCGTCGGGCAACTACATCAACAAGATGTCCGACTACTGCAAGGAATGCACCTATTCGGTCAGCAAGAAGACGGGCGAAGGATCCTGCCCCTTCAACTCGCTGTACTGGCATTTCATGGACCGCCATCGCGACCGGCTGGAAAGCAATCACCGGGTCGGCCGGGTCTATGCGACCTGGGACCGGATGGGCGACGAGAAGAAGGACGCCTATCGCGATACCGCCCAGGCCTTCCTCGACGGGCTGACGCCGGCAGGACCGGATTACGCGCGCTGA
- a CDS encoding primosomal protein N', which translates to MNRVRLLVFNAALGPLDYRVPDGMTVEPGAMVLAPLGPRQIVGIAWEEDRLPTEPVADAKLRPLLQVLPVPPVSFELRRLIEWTADYYCASLASVARMVIASGGALSGPRTTTEYRLSGLEPDRMTAKREQAMDALQGEQATIRELAELADVSDGVLRGLVNQGVLEPVEVDIDRPYPKADPGHAQVELSAVQQDVAAELVTAVEKREFAPILLDGVTGSGKTETYFEPIAAALRAKRQTLVLLPEIALTEAFLRRFEDRFGAPPIVWHSSLKSTERRRAWRAIAEGRAQVVVGARSALFLPYAALGLIVVDEAHEISFKQDDGVRYNARDVAVMRARFEGIPVVLASATPALETMQMAESGTYRKLDLPSRFGGAQMPDIKLVNLTEEKPEPGRWLAPPLTREMFKRLEKQEQTLLFLNRRGYAPLTLCRNCGFRFQCDNCSAWLVEHRFSRKLACHHCGHETAPPATCPECGEKDCLVACGPGVERIADEVAEILPDARVAVATSDTLSSPEKAAQFVASAEAKEIDVIVGTQLVTKGFHFPDLTLVGVVDADLGLEGGDLRAAERTYQQVAQVAGRAGRGEKPGEVLIQTRHPEAPVIAALADGDRDAFYEAETEARRHAGAPPFGRWAAIIVSSEDEAEAKEAARAIGGTRPDHPEIAVLGPAPAPMALLRGRYRYRLLLNARRSAQVQDVIRQWLGQLQFPRGVRVSVDIDPYSFV; encoded by the coding sequence ATGAACCGTGTCCGACTCCTTGTCTTCAACGCCGCGCTCGGCCCGCTGGATTATCGTGTGCCCGACGGCATGACCGTCGAGCCCGGCGCGATGGTGCTCGCCCCCCTGGGGCCGCGCCAGATCGTTGGGATAGCATGGGAGGAGGACCGCCTCCCGACGGAGCCGGTGGCGGATGCCAAGCTGCGCCCCCTCCTTCAGGTGCTGCCCGTTCCCCCCGTCAGTTTCGAGCTGCGGCGGCTGATCGAGTGGACCGCGGACTATTACTGCGCGTCGCTGGCATCGGTCGCGCGCATGGTCATCGCGTCGGGCGGCGCGCTGTCGGGGCCGCGGACCACGACCGAATACCGCCTGTCGGGCCTCGAGCCGGACCGCATGACGGCCAAGCGGGAACAGGCGATGGACGCGCTGCAGGGCGAACAGGCGACCATTCGCGAGCTGGCGGAACTGGCCGATGTTTCGGACGGCGTCTTGCGCGGCCTCGTCAACCAGGGGGTCCTCGAACCGGTCGAAGTCGATATCGACCGGCCCTACCCCAAGGCGGATCCCGGACACGCCCAGGTGGAACTGAGCGCAGTGCAGCAGGACGTTGCCGCGGAACTCGTTACCGCAGTCGAGAAGCGCGAATTCGCGCCGATCCTGCTCGACGGCGTGACCGGCTCCGGCAAGACCGAGACCTATTTCGAACCCATCGCCGCGGCCCTGCGCGCGAAGCGGCAGACGCTGGTCCTCCTGCCCGAAATCGCCCTGACGGAAGCGTTCCTGCGGCGGTTCGAGGATCGCTTCGGGGCGCCGCCGATCGTGTGGCACAGCTCGCTCAAGTCGACCGAACGCCGCCGCGCCTGGCGGGCGATCGCGGAAGGCCGGGCGCAGGTCGTGGTCGGCGCCCGGTCGGCGCTGTTCCTGCCCTATGCCGCGCTGGGTCTCATCGTTGTCGATGAAGCGCACGAAATCAGTTTCAAACAGGATGACGGCGTTCGCTACAATGCACGCGACGTCGCCGTGATGCGGGCGCGGTTCGAAGGCATCCCCGTGGTCCTCGCCAGCGCCACCCCCGCGCTGGAGACGATGCAGATGGCGGAGAGCGGGACCTACCGGAAGCTCGACCTTCCCAGCCGGTTCGGCGGCGCGCAGATGCCCGACATCAAGCTGGTCAATCTGACCGAGGAAAAGCCGGAACCCGGACGCTGGCTGGCGCCGCCCCTGACGCGCGAAATGTTCAAGCGGCTGGAAAAGCAGGAACAGACGCTGCTGTTCCTCAACCGGCGCGGCTACGCCCCGCTGACGCTGTGCCGCAATTGCGGCTTCCGCTTCCAGTGCGACAATTGCAGCGCCTGGCTGGTCGAGCACCGGTTCAGCCGCAAGCTCGCCTGCCATCACTGCGGTCACGAGACCGCGCCTCCCGCGACCTGCCCCGAATGCGGCGAGAAGGACTGCCTCGTCGCCTGCGGTCCGGGCGTGGAGCGGATCGCGGACGAGGTGGCGGAGATCCTGCCGGACGCCCGGGTGGCTGTGGCGACGAGCGATACGCTCAGTTCGCCCGAGAAAGCGGCCCAGTTCGTCGCCAGCGCCGAAGCGAAGGAGATCGACGTCATCGTCGGCACCCAGCTTGTAACCAAGGGCTTCCACTTTCCCGACCTGACGCTCGTCGGCGTGGTCGATGCGGATCTCGGCCTCGAAGGGGGCGACCTGCGCGCGGCCGAACGCACCTACCAGCAGGTCGCGCAGGTCGCCGGGCGCGCCGGCCGCGGGGAGAAGCCGGGCGAGGTCCTGATCCAGACACGGCACCCGGAGGCACCGGTCATCGCGGCACTCGCCGATGGCGACCGCGACGCCTTCTACGAGGCCGAAACCGAAGCCCGCCGCCACGCGGGTGCCCCGCCCTTCGGCCGCTGGGCCGCCATCATCGTGTCGTCCGAGGACGAGGCCGAAGCGAAGGAAGCGGCCCGCGCGATCGGCGGCACCCGGCCGGACCATCCCGAAATCGCCGTGCTCGGCCCCGCGCCCGCCCCCATGGCATTGCTGCGCGGACGCTATCGCTATCGCCTGCTGCTCAACGCCCGCCGCAGCGCGCAGGTGCAGGACGTGATCCGGCAATGGCTCGGCCAGCTCCAGTTCCCGCGCGGCGTCCGGGTCAGCGTGGACATCGACCCCTACAGCTTCGTTTGA
- a CDS encoding DUF4197 domain-containing protein gives MSGIDQMRPHGRRAFLVGASATGLVFLGGCQGMGGYSLTDAVRRLLFLSSERAFARLTAPDGFWDRQVAQVGLGNILGTRGDILAGVLTSTVFKRQLEDAFADVAIRGAERAAPLVADAVRLVGFDAAEALIRGGPTAATGFLRGELGDTLVQAMVPELGDAMRIANNPAIGQVISGLTGVDVAGIANRFGSTINDAIWQEMGTEEAAIRRDPRSTNDPVLIGVLGVGSRL, from the coding sequence ATGTCCGGAATTGATCAGATGCGCCCCCACGGGCGGAGGGCGTTCCTGGTGGGCGCGTCGGCCACGGGCCTGGTGTTTCTCGGCGGTTGCCAAGGGATGGGCGGTTACAGCCTGACCGACGCCGTGCGCCGCCTCCTGTTCCTGTCGAGCGAGCGGGCCTTCGCCCGTCTGACCGCGCCCGACGGGTTCTGGGACCGGCAGGTCGCGCAGGTCGGGCTCGGCAATATCCTCGGCACGCGGGGCGACATCCTTGCCGGCGTGCTGACGAGCACCGTGTTCAAGCGCCAGCTTGAGGATGCGTTCGCGGATGTCGCGATCAGGGGCGCCGAACGGGCCGCGCCGCTGGTGGCGGATGCGGTGCGTCTCGTGGGCTTCGACGCGGCAGAGGCGCTGATTCGCGGCGGGCCTACTGCGGCAACCGGCTTCCTGCGCGGGGAACTGGGTGACACTCTGGTCCAGGCGATGGTCCCGGAGCTCGGCGATGCCATGCGCATCGCGAACAATCCGGCGATCGGCCAGGTTATCTCCGGCCTGACGGGCGTGGACGTCGCCGGTATCGCCAATCGGTTCGGCAGCACGATCAACGATGCCATCTGGCAGGAAATGGGGACCGAGGAAGCCGCCATCCGGCGCGATCCGCGCAGCACCAACGATCCTGTCCTGATCGGCGTCCTGGGCG
- a CDS encoding SOS response-associated peptidase family protein, producing MCNLYRMTRNVDEVARLFDITGASGANFADEVYPGYPGLVVLPDRIASMVWGFPLQRKGAKGQPLKPKPINNARTDKLGGGFWRSSFESRRCLIPMDAFAEAEGPAGGKTRTWFRVPDRPLFACAGIWRNSDEWGESYSLVMTEASAAVDGVHDRMPVILSPEGESVWLGADPQAALGLCRPWEGPLSIERTAEPWTKSRKPEQPSLL from the coding sequence ATGTGTAACCTCTACCGCATGACGCGAAACGTCGACGAGGTTGCGCGGCTGTTCGATATTACGGGGGCGTCCGGGGCGAATTTCGCGGACGAGGTCTATCCCGGCTATCCCGGCCTCGTGGTGCTGCCCGACCGGATCGCGTCGATGGTCTGGGGTTTCCCCCTTCAGCGCAAGGGCGCGAAGGGGCAGCCGCTCAAGCCCAAGCCGATCAACAACGCCCGGACGGACAAGCTTGGCGGCGGCTTCTGGCGCAGCAGTTTCGAAAGCCGGCGCTGCCTCATCCCCATGGACGCCTTTGCCGAGGCCGAAGGGCCGGCAGGCGGCAAGACCCGGACCTGGTTCCGCGTTCCCGACCGCCCGCTGTTCGCCTGCGCCGGCATCTGGCGCAATTCGGACGAATGGGGGGAAAGCTATTCGCTGGTGATGACCGAGGCGAGCGCAGCCGTGGACGGCGTGCACGACCGGATGCCGGTCATCCTGTCCCCGGAAGGGGAATCGGTCTGGCTGGGCGCCGATCCGCAGGCCGCCCTGGGCCTGTGCCGTCCGTGGGAAGGTCCGCTATCCATCGAGCGGACGGCCGAGCCGTGGACGAAATCGCGCAAACCGGAACAGCCGTCGCTCCTGTAG